One window of the Chanos chanos chromosome 11, fChaCha1.1, whole genome shotgun sequence genome contains the following:
- the LOC115823887 gene encoding ATP-binding cassette sub-family E member 1: MSEKPTRIAIVNHDKCKPKKCRQECKKSCPVVRMGKLCIEVTSQSKIVWISESLCIGCGICIKKCPFGALSIVNLPSNLEKETTHRYCANSFKLHRLPIPRPGEVLGLVGTNGIGKSTALKILAGKQKPNLGHYDAPPDWQEILAYFRGSELQNYFTKILEDDLKAIVKPQYVDQIPKTVKGSVGSILSRKDDTKTEDIVCEQLDLTHLKDRNVEDLSGGELQRFACAVVCIQRADIFMFDEPSSYLDVKQRLKAAITIRSLITPDRYIIVVEHDLSVLDYLSDFICCLYGVPSAYGVVTMPFSVREGINIFLDGYVPTENLRFRETSLVFKVAETANEEEVKKMCRYQYPGMKKAMGDFSLEIVEGEFTDSEIMVMLGENGTGKTTFIRMLAGRLKPDEGGEVPILNVSYKPQKISPKFKGSVRALLHEKIRDAYMHPQFVTDVMKPMQIDSIIDQDVQNLSGGELQRVALALCLGKPADVYLIDEPSAYLDSEQRLMAARVIKRFILHAKKTAFVVEHDFIMATYLADRVIVFDGIPSKKTVANTPQTLLAGMNKFLSLLEITFRRDPNNFRPRINKLNSIKDVEQKKSGNYFFLDD; this comes from the exons ATGTCTGAGAAGCCGACCCGAATTGCTATCGTCAACCACGACAAGTGCAAGCCGAAGAAATGCCGGCAGGAATGCAAGAAGAGCTGTCCAGTGGTGCGAATGG gcaAACTGTGCATAGAGGTCACCTCACAAAGCAAAATCGTTTGGATCTCTGAATCGCTCTGTATTGGATGTGGTATCTGCATCAAG aAATGTCCATTTGGGGCCTTGTCCATTGTAAATCTGCCAAGTAACCTGGAGAAAGAGACCACTCACAGATACTGTGCCAACTCTTTCAAACTTCATCG GCTGCCTATCCCCAGGCCCGGCGAGGTACTCGGACTCGTGGGAACGAACGGGATCGGAAAGTCGACCGCCCTCAAGATCCTGGCTggaaaacagaaaccaaacctGGGACATTATGAC GCGCCTCCTGATTGGCAGGAGATCCTGGCCTATTTCCGGGGCTCAGAGCTGCAGAACTATTTCACCAAAATCCTGGAAGATGATCTGAAAGCCATTGTCAAACCTCAGTATGTGGACCAGATCCCCAAAACCGTCAAG ggaAGCGTGGGCTCTATCCTGAGCAGGAAAGATGACACTAAGACAGAGGACATTGTCTGTGAGCAGCTCG ATCTGACTCATCTGAAGGACAGGAACGTGGAGGATCTGTCAGGGGGAGAGCTGCAGCGTTTTGCATGTGCAGTCGTGTGCATTCAGAGAGCTGACAT TTTCATGTTCGATGAGCCATCCAGTTACCTGGATGTAAAACAGCGGTTGAAAGCTGCCATCACGATCCGATCTCTAATCACCCCAGACAG GTACATTATTGTGGTGGAGCATGACCTGAGTGTGTTggactacctgtctgactttATTTGCTGCCTGTACGGAGTACCCAGCGCCTATGGAGTGGTTACTATGCCCTTCAGCGTCAGAGAAg GTATCAACATTTTCCTGGACGGCTACGTGCCGACGGAGAACCTGCGTTTCCGGGAGACGTCGCTGGTGTTCAAGGTGGCGGAGACGGCCAacgaggaggaggtgaagaagaTGTGTCGTTACCAGTACCCTGGCATGAAGAAGGCCATGGGAGACTTCTCGCTGGAGATCGTGGAGGGAGAGTTCACCGACTCCGAAATTATGGTCATGCTAGGAGAGAACG GGACCGGTAAGACAACGTTTATCAGAATGCTCGCCGGGCGACTAAAACCAGACGAAGGAG gggAAGTGCCCATCCTGAACGTCAGTTACAAACCCCAGAAGATCAGCCCCAAATTCAAA GGAAGCGTTCGAGCTCTTCTCCATGAGAAGATCCGTGACGCTTACATGCACCCGCAGTTTGTGACGGACGTGATGAAACCCATGCAGATCGACAGTATTATCGACCAGGAC gTCCAGAACCTGTCTGGAGGAGAGTTGCAGAGGGTAGCCCTGGCGCTGTGTCTTGGTAAACCTGCTGACGTCTACCTGATCGACGAGCCGTCTGCGTACCTGGACTCTGAACAGCGTCTCATGGCCGCCAGAGTCATCAAACG tttcatCCTCCATGCGAAGAAGACGGCGTTTGTGGTGGAACACGACTTCATCATGGCAACGTACCTCGCCGACCGTGTCATCGTGTTTGACGGGATTCCCTCCAAAAAGACAGTCGCCAACAC GCCGCAGACCCTGCTGGCTGGAATGAACAAGTTCCTCTCCTTACTAGAGATCACCTTCAGGAGAGACCCCAACAACTTCAGACCAAGAATCAACAAACTCAACTCCATCAAG GACGTGGAGCAAAAGAAGAGCGGCAACTACTTCTTCCTCGACGACTAG